The following coding sequences lie in one Lelliottia jeotgali genomic window:
- a CDS encoding FMN reductase encodes MRVITLAGSPRFPSRSSALLEYAREQLNSLGVEVCHWNLHNFEPEDLLYARFDSPALQALIEQLKGADGLIVATPVYKASFSGALKTLLDLLPERALEGKVVLPLATGGTVAHMLAVDYALKPVLNALKAQEILHGVFADDSQVVDYQHKPQFTPNLHLRLDSALETFWQALHRRDAPVPAFGRLKGVAHV; translated from the coding sequence ATGCGCGTCATCACGTTGGCCGGAAGTCCGCGTTTCCCTTCACGCTCTAGCGCTTTACTGGAATATGCCCGCGAACAGCTCAATTCACTGGGCGTTGAGGTATGTCACTGGAATTTGCACAACTTCGAGCCGGAAGATCTGCTTTATGCGCGCTTTGATAGCCCGGCGCTTCAGGCGTTAATCGAACAGCTTAAAGGGGCTGATGGCTTGATTGTGGCGACACCTGTCTATAAAGCCTCTTTTTCCGGTGCGCTGAAAACGCTTCTCGATTTACTGCCTGAACGTGCGCTCGAAGGGAAAGTGGTTCTCCCTCTGGCGACCGGCGGCACCGTCGCACACATGCTGGCGGTAGATTACGCCCTCAAGCCAGTGCTGAACGCGCTGAAGGCGCAAGAGATCCTTCACGGCGTATTTGCCGATGATTCTCAGGTTGTCGATTACCAGCATAAACCGCAGTTCACGCCGAATTTACACCTGCGCCTTGATAGCGCGCTAGAAACCTTCTGGCAGGCATTGCATCGTCGTGATGCGCC